The proteins below are encoded in one region of Streptomyces sp. NBC_00490:
- a CDS encoding YceI family protein, with translation MKLFSRDTPFRRTEHTVTPQPPTMSPAAGTALLPDPALAPLTGEWVIDPAHSRIGFSVRHAMVTTVRGSFAEYQSRLYFDGRDPSRSQAEIVLSTASVDTGVEQRDAHLVGRDFLDARNYPRMRFASTAVEMVGHDVYRMTGDLTIKARTRPVVLELTYIGHVTDPFGYQRAGFDGTTTINRTEWGLNYDSKLAEGGAMVSEKVRLQFDIAAIRTAPVG, from the coding sequence ATGAAATTGTTCAGCCGTGACACCCCGTTCCGCCGCACGGAGCACACCGTCACACCCCAGCCCCCCACCATGTCACCGGCTGCCGGCACCGCGCTTCTCCCGGACCCGGCGCTGGCGCCCCTGACCGGCGAATGGGTCATCGACCCCGCCCACAGCAGGATCGGCTTCTCCGTACGGCACGCGATGGTGACCACGGTCCGCGGATCCTTCGCGGAGTACCAGAGCCGCCTGTACTTCGACGGCCGCGATCCGTCCCGCTCGCAGGCGGAGATCGTGCTGTCGACCGCCAGCGTCGACACCGGCGTCGAACAGCGCGACGCCCACCTCGTGGGCCGTGACTTCCTCGACGCCCGCAACTACCCGCGCATGCGTTTCGCGAGCACCGCCGTGGAGATGGTCGGCCACGATGTCTACCGCATGACCGGCGACCTCACCATCAAGGCCCGCACCCGCCCCGTGGTCCTGGAGCTCACCTACATAGGCCATGTCACCGACCCCTTCGGCTACCAGCGGGCCGGTTTCGACGGCACCACCACCATCAACCGCACCGAATGGGGCCTGAACTACGACTCCAAACTGGCCGAGGGCGGCGCCATGGTGAGCGAGAAGGTCCGTCTCCAGTTCGACATCGCGGCCATCCGCACCGCGCCGGTCGGCTGA